GAACAGGATCCATGGACAAAAGCTGTGGAAGATGAAATTAATAAATCTAATGGTGATTCATAATGAATGAATATCAAAGGAGAGTTTTACAGGGAAGAAAAGAATTCTTAAAACTTACACAACAACAAGAAAAAGAATTACTCAATATATATAAAGAAGCAGGAAGGCAAATAGCATATAAACTTTCCAAAGCTAAACCAGGAAGTTTAACATCAAGATATTTAAATGAACTAAATAAATCTATAAATAGGTACAGGATTGAACTAAAAGGAGAATTATATAAACACTCAAAAGAAGTTATAAAAGCAAGTTCAGAAATAGCATCTTATGTTCAGTTGAGTTATTTAGACATGATTGCTCCAAATCAAAACATTAGGAGTTCCTTCAATAAAATGTTTACTCAGTTGCCTAACAATATTACTAAGCAACTTATAAGTGGTAGCTATTATGAAGATGGCAAAACATTAGATAAAAGACTTTGGAACATAACTAATAAAAATGCTAGGGACATAGATAGCTTAATAAAAATTAATGTATCTAAAGGTGTTAATGCTAGAGAACTTGCTAAGGAATTAGATGCTTATATTAATCCATTAAACAAATTAACTCCTAATACTTTAGAATCAGGCATGAGTAAGAATATATCATATCAAGCTCAAAGATTAGCAAGGACAAGTTTAACTCATGCTAATACAGAAACTTATATTCAGGGTTCAAAGATGAATCCATTTTGTCAGGGGCTTAAATGGAATCTTAGTCCTAGTCATTATGAGAGACAGGTTGCTAAATATGGTGAAGATATCTGTGATGAATATGCAATACAAAATAACTATGAGTTAGGAGCTGGGATATATCCATCAAGTCAATATCCAGTAGCGCATCCTAATTGTCTTTGTTATCTTACACAAGAGAATATCCCAATAGAGGATGCAAGGGCCGAACTTATAAAATGGCTTAATGGAGAAAGTAACGCTAAGCTAGATAAATGGCTAGAAGATTATGGAGAAGAATATGGTATAGGAGGGTTATATGAAAGTAATATGTGATAACTGTAAAAGAGAATTTGAAATGAAACAGGATAAACTAGAGGAAAAGTATTTAGGTGCAATGTATACAGAGGTATTCTATAATTGTCCTCATTGCTGTATAAAACATTTGGTAGGGGTAATGAATGCTAAATGCAGGCACTTAAAAAGGAAGATGGAAACACGGATTTTAAGAAGATTTAAGGATACTAATAATATTAATACAGTAGTAGCTGATAAGGACATAGATAATATTCAAAAAGAACTTAAAGCAGAGATGGATAGAATAAATAAGGGATAGCACTTACTAAGTTAAATGGTAGGTGCTTTTATTATGTCTAAAATTAATGGAGGAGTTTATGCATAAAAATGAGATTAAGGATTTAATATTCTTTATGTTAATTGTAGCATTTTCATTTTTTTATAGATATGTTCCGTTAGAATTACAAGGTTTTATTGGATTTTTATCTGGAGTGATTGCTATGTGGACAAGAATTAAAGAAAAGTAGGAGGAAAAGAAAGTGAAAAAATTAATTACTATTCAAAAAAGAGAAAAGTTAAATGATGTTTATGCAGTGGATAACGCTGGTCCAGGAGGTGCTTATCATAGATATATAATATGTGAGCATGATGAAACTTGTTGGTGTGATGGAAGTAATAACATTGGGGTATTAGAGGATATTTATTTCCAAAAGGGACCACGTAAAGAAAAAGATAGCCAACATGGAGTGATCGATAGTGACTTATTAGAAATAGTAAATGATAGATTGAGAGCGTTCCAAGATGGACCATATAAATGTGTTGAGAATGAAAATGCACTTAAAGCTATTAATGAAGCATTATACTGGATGAATAAAAGAGTTGAAGATAGAATTGAAAGAAATGTATTAGGAAGGAATGAAAAATAATGGCTAAATATAGAAAGAAACCAGTTGTAATTGAAGCATTCAAGTATGATGGCGATTTAATAAATAGCAAAGGGGAATATTACGCCCCAGAGTGGGCAGAAGTTGCCTGCAAATATGGAACATTATATTTTTATGAATTTGAAGGAAAGCCAGGAGAATTATTCATTAAAACATTAGGGGGAAATCATCATGTAAGCGTTGGTGATTATGTTATTAAGGGAGTGCAAGAGGAAATATATCCTTGTAAGCCAGATATATTTAAAAAAACATATGAAATAGTTGAGTAAAGTCTTAGTAATAAGGCTTTTTTTATTTTTAGTTTTTAAAGAAGAAATAATAAAACTCTAATCTTGGCCACAACCATGTAAAAAAGTGAATTAGAGAAAATCAGGAGGAGTAAATAGTATGGCAAAACTTAAAGAGATATTAGGAGAAGAGTTATTTAATAAACTTCCAGAAGATAAACAAAAGGAATTTAAGGATAAAGACTTAGAAGATATATCTGGGGGAGCTTACATACCAAAACAAAGATTTGATCAAATAAATGAACAGGCTAAGGAATATAAGAAACAAGTTGGAGAAAGAGATCAGCAAATAACAAAGTTCAAGGAGGACTATAAGGATGTAGATGGACTCAAGGAAAAAGTATCAGAGTTAGAGGAAATTAACAAGAAACAAAAAGAGGATTATGAATCAAAAACAACTCAAATGGAATTTGATTATAAGTTTGATAAGGCTATAGGAGCATATAAAACTAAAAATCCAAAAGCATTAAGAGCTCTTTTAGACATGGACAAGGTAAAACTAGTTGATGATACTTTTATAGGATTAGAAGAGCAGGTAAAAGCTTTAAAAGAATCGGACTCTTATCTATTTGAAGATAATAACTTACAAGTAACAGAAACTATAGTAGGGACAGGAGTTATAGGAGGTGGTCAATCTTTAATTAGCAATATAAATAATACAAAAACAGAAAGTTTAGGAGAGAGGCTTGCAAAGGAAAAATCTGAACAATTAAAAGGAAATGAACAATTAGATAACTTCTTTAAGTAAAAAATATTAGGAGGTAAAGTCATGAGACAAAGTAATTATAAGATTTCAGTAGGACAAAGGGATATTAGAGAAATAGCAGGGGATCATTATGTAAATATAAATATTAAAGTTAGAAAGACAGATGTTACAGATAAGCTAAAAGAAGGAGTATTACCAGCAGGTAC
The nucleotide sequence above comes from Hathewaya histolytica. Encoded proteins:
- a CDS encoding ABC transporter ATPase gives rise to the protein MKKLITIQKREKLNDVYAVDNAGPGGAYHRYIICEHDETCWCDGSNNIGVLEDIYFQKGPRKEKDSQHGVIDSDLLEIVNDRLRAFQDGPYKCVENENALKAINEALYWMNKRVEDRIERNVLGRNEK
- a CDS encoding phage scaffolding protein — its product is MAKLKEILGEELFNKLPEDKQKEFKDKDLEDISGGAYIPKQRFDQINEQAKEYKKQVGERDQQITKFKEDYKDVDGLKEKVSELEEINKKQKEDYESKTTQMEFDYKFDKAIGAYKTKNPKALRALLDMDKVKLVDDTFIGLEEQVKALKESDSYLFEDNNLQVTETIVGTGVIGGGQSLISNINNTKTESLGERLAKEKSEQLKGNEQLDNFFK